One window of the Syngnathus typhle isolate RoL2023-S1 ecotype Sweden linkage group LG21, RoL_Styp_1.0, whole genome shotgun sequence genome contains the following:
- the LOC133145554 gene encoding filamin-C-like isoform X4, translating into MMPQRHLRILAPDEEAEDEGEAEEMPATEKDLAEDAPWKKIQQNTFTRWCNEHLKCVHKRMLDLQKDLADGLKLIALLEVLSQKNMYRKYHARPNFRQMKLENVSVALEFLERQHIRLVSIDSKAIVDGNLKLILGLIWTLILHYSISMPMWEDEDDEDARKLTPKQRLLGWIQNKVPQVPITNFHRDWRDGKALGALVDNCAPGLCPDWETWDPSQPVENAREAMQQADDWLGVPQVIAPEEIVDPDVDEHSVMTYLSQFPKAKLKPGAPLRAKTLHPKRAKAYGPGIEPHGNVVLKPAEFLVETVEAGLGEVLVYVEDSEGHTEEARAIPNNDKKRTYSVVYLPRVEGLHQVKVLFAGQDIDRSPFTVHVSKAMGDPSRVQARGPGLQHLGNVATKPTYFDIYIAGAGAGDVGVTIVDSNGRRDTVEVVLENKGDSIFRCTYVPVLEGAHSLYVTFAGQQIPGSPFSVLIGQACNPNACRASGRGLQPKGLRVKEVADFKVDTRGAGSGELRVAVKGPKGLEEPVKVVEVDGGRFECNYYPIATGSYIITITWGGHSIPRSPFEVYVSEEAGPQKVRAWGPGLETGMVGKSADFVVEAIGTEVGTLGFSIEGPSQAKIECDDKGDGSCDVRYWPTEPGDYAVHVICDDEDVKDSPFVAHVLPAAVDLHPEKVRCYGPGLEPVGCIINKPADFTIDVGGAGRGQLRLYAQDAEGCPIDVEVRDNGDESFLCVYVPAKPIKHTIIVTWAEVNVPNSPFRVSIGEGSHPHKVKVLGPGVERSGLKATEPTYFTVDCGEAGQGDVSIGIKCAPGVVGPAEAGIDFDIIKNDNDTFTVKYTPPAPGHYSVMVLFADQEIPISPFRIKVDPAHDAAKVKAEGPGLNKLGVEAGKPTHFTIYAKGAGKAQPEVHFGGADKMPDFEIIDNHDYSYTVRYTAKEQGSLAITVLHGGDAIPKSPFHVQVAPPLDLSKVQVHGLENKVEVGKDQEFSISTSGAGGQGRVDVKIVSPSRRPVPYKLESGAGNHIHSVSFTPPEEGLYTVEISYDENPVPGGPLSVEGILAPDPSKVRAYGPGLEGGAVGKAAPFAIDTKGAGSGGLGLTVEGPCEAKIECQDNGDGSCSVSYLPTEPGEYNINILFAEQHVPGSPFKAAVRSAFQPSKVTARGPGLERGKAHQAGSFLVDCSQAGEAELTVEIVSEKGSKAEVHVENNQDGTYSITYIPQSHGVHTLTIKYGGHLVPKFPARLQVDAALDLSGVKVYGPGVEARGVLREVPTHFTVDVRSIYQSAGGHVKAYISNPSGATTDAYVTDKADGTYRVDYTPFEDGLHVIEVMLDDDPLPNSPFRVSASEGCDPSRVRAYGPGLEEALVNNRNPFTVETRGAGTGGLGLAIEGPSEAKMSCKDNKDGSCSVEYIPFTCGDYDVNITFGGLPVPGSPFRVPAREVVDPTKVRCSGPGLGSAVRAHVFQTFTVDSSKAGAAPLEVQIFGPTGATEPVSVLDNGDGTRTVNYTPSNDGAYTICIKYAQQEVPQSPFKIKTLPAHDASKVRASGPGLNSSGVPASLPVEFTIDARDAGEGLLTVQIQDPEAKPKKANIRDNRDGTYTVSYVPDMAGRYTITIKYGGDEIPYSPYRIHAAPSGDASKCLVTVSIGGHGPGSGVGPTIHIGEETVITVDAKAAGKGKVTCKVSTPDGAELDVDVVENPDGTFDIYYTAPQPGKYVITIRFGGEHIPNSPFHVLATDDPTIPADGTEAAALRPFCLVIPFTVQTGEITGEVRMASGRTARPTIADNKDGTVTVKYSPTERGLHEMDIKYNGQHIPGSPLQFFVDAINSAHVTAYGPGLSHGVVHSPATFTIATKDAGEGGLSLAVEGPSKAEISCKDNKDGTCTVSYLPTVPGDYVIIVKFDEQHIAGSPFGAKITGDDPHATSQLNVGTATDVSLRIMETDLASLTASIRAPSGSQEACLLKRLPNRHIGISFTPKEVGEHVVSVKKGGTHVTNSPFKIMVAQSEIGDASKVKVLGAGLLEARTSEVAHFIVDTRTAGYGGLGLSIEGPSKVDINCEDVEDGTCRVTYCPGEPGNYIINIKFADQHVSGSPFTVKVFGEGRMKETITRKRQAPAIATVGGTCDLNLKIPGNWFQMVSAQERVTRTFTRSSHTYTRTERTEISKTRGGETKREVRVEESTQVGDPFRDVFGDIMGRESLSGFGGKSPPHDGEHQEMAAQVTSPGGKCEDAEIIRGEDSTYSVRFVPQEMGAHVVDVKYRGQHVPGSPFQFTVGPLGEGGAHKVRAGGTGLERAVAGIPAEFSIWTREAGAGGLSIAVEGPSKAEIAFEDRKDGSCGVSYVVQEPGDYEVSIKFNDEHVPDSPFTVPVASLSDGARRLTITSLQDSGLKVNQEASFAVRLNGARGVIDAKMNAPSGATQECLISQLDGDQYAISFVPKENGVHSIEVRFGGSHVPGSPFKIRVGEPGQTGDPSKVSASGSGLESGTTGVASEFTVNTSNAGGGALSVTIDGPSKVQMSCQECAEGYLVSYTPMAPGSYLISIKYAGAKHIVGSPFKAKVSGPSLCSGPGLHESSSVLVETVTKSSGMAGAFASLPKFSSDASKVVSRGAGLSKAFVGQKNSFMVDCSKAGSNMLMVGVHGPRAPCEEVYVKHAGHRMYNVTYTVKEAGNYIVMVKWGDAHIPGSPFHVTVP; encoded by the exons ATGATGCCACAGCGGCACCTCCGCATTTTGGCGCCGGACGAGGAAGCGGAAGACGAGGGGGAAGCCGAGGAGATGCCGGCCACGGAGAAGGACCTGGCCGAAGACGCTCCCTGGAAGAAGATCCAGCAGAACACGTTCACCAGGTGGTGCAACGAGCATCTCAAGTGCGTCCACAAGCGCATGTTGGACCTCCAGAAGGACCTGGCGGATGGCCTGAAGCTCATTGCGCTACTGGAGGTCCTGAGTCAAAAGAACATGTACCGCAAGTACCACGCCAGGCCCAATTTCCGCCAGATGAAGCTGGAGAACGTGTCGGTAGCGCTGGAGTTCCTGGAGCGACAACACATCCGCCTGGTGTCCATCG ACTCCAAAGCCATCGTGGACGGGAATCTGAAGCTGATCCTAGGTCTGATCTGGACCCTAATCCTGCACTACTCCATCTCCATGCCCATGTGGGAGGATGAGGACGACGAGGACGCCAGGAAGCTGACACCCAAGCAACGTCTTCTGGGCTGGATCCAGAATAAGGTGCCCCAGGTGCCTATCACCAACTTTCACCGCGACTGGAGGGATGGCAAGGCCCTGGGAGCTCTGGTGGACAACTGTGCCCCAG GCCTCTGCCCAGACTGGGAAACCTGGGATCCAAGTCAGCCGGTGGAGAACGCCAGAGAGGCCATGCAACAGGCGGACGACTGGTTGGGCGTACCTCAG GTCATCGCGCCAGAGGAAATCGTGGACCCCGACGTGGACGAGCACTCGGTGATGACCTACCTGTCGCAGTTTCCCAAAGCCAAACTGAAGCCAGGTGCCCCCTTGAGGGCAAAAACTCTGCATCCCAAGAGGGCAAAAGCCTATGGGCCAG gcATTGAACCTCACGGGAACGTGGTGCTCAAACCGGCAGAGTTTCTGGTGGAAACGGTGGAGGCTGGGCTGGGCGAGGTTTTGGTTTACGTGGAGGATTCGGAAGGGCACACAGAGGAG GCCCGAGCGATCCCAAACAACGACAAGAAGCGAACCTACTCAGTCGTCTATTTGCCCAGAGTGGAGGGTCTCCATCAG GTAAAGGTTCTGTTTGCGGGCCAGGACATTGACCGGAGCCCCTTCACGGTCCACGTCTCCAAAGCCATGGGGGACCCGAGCCGAGTGCAGGCCCGCGGCCCGGGGCTGCAGCACCTGGGCAACGTGGCCACCAAGCCTACCTACTTTGACATCTACATAGCAG GCGCCGGCGCTGGTGACGTGGGCGTGACCATCGTGGACTCAAATGGTCGCAGGGACACAGTGGAAGTGGTTCTGGAGAACAAAGGCGACAGCATCTTCCGATGCACCTATGTACCCGTTCTGGAGGGAGCGCACAGCCTTTATGTCACTTTTGCCGGACAGCAGATTCCCGGGAGCCCCTTCTCCGTCCTTATTGGCCAAG CCTGCAACCCCAACGCCTGCAGGGCGTCTGGCCGCGGTCTGCAGCCCAAAGGTCTGAGGGTGAAGGAAGTTGCTGACTTCAAAGTGGACACCCGAGGCGCTGGAAGCGGCGAGCTCCGAGTAGCGGTGAAAGGACCAA AGGGACTGGAGGAGCCAGTGAAGGTGGTGGAGGTGGACGGCGGGCGCTTTGAGTGTAACTACTACCCGATTGCGACAGGAAGTTACATCATCACCATCACTTGGGGGGGTCACAGCATCCCGCGCAG TCCCTTTGAAGTCTACGTGAGCGAAGAGGCAGGCCCTCAGAAGGTGCGGGCCTGGGGTCCTGGTCTGGAGACGGGTATGGTGGGAAAGAGCGCCGACTTTGTGGTGGAGGCCATCGGGACAGAGGTGGGAACACTAG GCTTCTCCATCGAGGGTCCGTCTCAAGCCAAGATCGAGTGCGATGACAAAGGGGACGGCTCCTGCGACGTCAGGTACTGGCCCACCGAGCCTGGCGACTACGCCGTCCATGTCATTTGTGACGACGAGGACGTGAAGGACAGCCCCTTCGTAGCGCACGTCCTGCCTGCCGCCGTGGACCTTCACCCAGAAAAG GTGAGGTGTTACGGGCCGGGCCTGGAACCCGTTGGCTGCATCATCAACAAACCGGCGGATTTCACCATCGATGTCGGAGGAGCCGGCAGAGGCCAGCTGAGGCTCTACGCTCAG GACGCTGAAGGTTGCCCTATAGACGTTGAGGTCAGGGACAATGGCGACGAGAGCTTCTTGTGCGTTTACGTCCCCGCCAAGCCCATCAAGCACACCATCATCGTAACGTGGGCTGAGGTCAACGTTCCAAACAGTCCCTTCAGG GTGAGCATCGGAGAAGGCAGCCATCCGCACAAGGTGAAGGTTTTGGGTCCCGGCGTGGAGAGAAGCGGACTGAAGGCCACCGAGCCCACCTACTTCACCGTGGACTGCGGCGAGGCGGGACAAG GGGACGTCAGCATCGGCATCAAGTGCGCACCCGGTGTGGTCGGGCCCGCCGAGGCCGGCATCGACTTTGACATCATCAAGAATGACAATGACACGTTCACGGTCAAGTACACGCCGCCGGCCCCGGGCCACTACAGCGTCATGGTGCTGTTTGCCGACCAG GAAATTCCAATCAGCCCCTTCAGGATCAAAGTGGATCCTGCTCACGATGCTGCCAAAGTCAAAGCAGAAGGACCCGGACTCAACAAATTGG GCGTTGAAGCGGGAAAGCCGACGCACTTCACCATCTACGCCAAAGGAGCTGGCAAAGCGCAGCCCGAGGTCCACTTTGGAGGCGCCGATAAAATGCCAGACTTTGAGATCATCGACAACCACGACTACTCATATACGGTCCGCTACACCGCCAAGGAGCAG GGAAGTTTGGCCATCACTGTCCTCCACGGGGGTGATGCCATTCCCAAAAGTCCCTTTCACGTCCAAGTAGCTCCACCTTTGGATCTCAGCAAGGTCCAAGTTCACGGCCTGGAGAACA AGGTGGAGGTCGGAAAAGATCAGGAGTTCAGCATCAGTACTTCGGGTGCCGGCGGCCAGGGCCGAGTGGACGTGAAGATCGTTTCGCCGTCTCGCCGACCCGTTCCGTACAAGCTGGAGTCCGGTGCGGGCAACCACATTCATTCGGTCAGCTTCACGCCGCCGGAAGAGGGGCTGTACACCGTGGAAATCAGCTACGACGAGAACCCAGTCCCGGGAGGTCCCTTGTCGGTGGAGGGCATCTTAGCCCCCGATCCCTCCAAG GTGCGAGCCTACGGTCCAGGTCTGGAGGGAGGCGCGGTGGGCAAAGCGGCCCCCTTTGCCATCGATACAAAGGGAGCGGGCAGCGGCGGTTTAGGCCTGACGGTGGAGGGTCCCTGCGAGGCCAAGATCGAATGCCAGGACAACGGCGACGGCTCCTGCTCCGTGTCCTACTTGCCCACCGAGCCGGGCGAGTACAACATCAACATCCTGTTTGCCGAGCAGCACGTCCCGGGCTCCCCCTTCAAGGCCGCCGTCCGCTCGGCCTTCCAGCCGAGCAAGGTGACGGCCCGCGGGCCCGGTTTGGAGCGGGGGAAAGCCCACCAGGCCGGCTCCTTCCTGGTGGACTGCTCCCAAGCCGGAGAGGCGGAGCTCACCGTCGAGATCGTTTCCGAGAAGGGCTCCAAAGCTGAAGTTCACGTGGAGAACAACCAGGACGGAACCTACTCAATCACCTACATCCCGCAGTCTCACGGTGTGCACACCCTCACCATCAAGTACGGAGGACACCTGGTGCCAAAGTTTCCCGCACGTCTGCAGGTGGACGCGGCCCTTGACCTCAGTGGCGTCAAGGTTTACGGACCCGGCGTGGAAGCCAGGG GAGTCCTGAGAGAAGTCCCCACACACTTCACGGTGGATGTCCGAAGTATATACCAGAGCGCCGGCGGCCATGTCAAAGCGTACATTTCGAATCCGTCGGGCGCCACCACAGACGCCTACGTGACGGACAAGGCCGATGGCACGTACCGCGTGGACTACACGCCTTTCGAGGATG GTTTGCACGTCATCGAGGTGATGTTGGACGACGATCCCCTCCCCAATAGCCCGTTCAGGGTGTCCGCGAGCGAGGGTTGCGATCCCAGTCGAGTCCGAGCCTACGGGCCGGGCCTGGAAGAGGCTCTGGTGAACAATCGCAACCCATTTACTGTCGAGACCAG GGGTGCCGGCACCGGGGGTCTCGGCCTGGCCATCGAGGGTCCGTCGGAGGCCAAGATGTCCTGCAAGGACAACAAAGATGGCAGCTGTAGCGTGGAGTACATTCCCTTCACTTGTGGAGACTATGACGTCAACATCACCTTTGGGGGGCTTCCCGTTCCAG GAAGTCCATTTCGAGTCCCAGCGCGAGAGGTGGTGGACCCCACCAAAGTGCGCTGTTCCGGACCCGGGCTTGGAAGCGCCGTCCGTGCTCATGTCTTTCAGACCTTTACTGTTGACAGCAGCAAGGCTGGCGCAGCCCCTTTGGAGGTCCAGATCTTTGGGCCGACAG GTGCCACTGAGCCCGTCAGCGTTTTGGACAACGGTGACGGAACGCGCACGGTCAATTACACCCCCAGCAACGATGGTGCGTACACTATCTGCATCAAATACGCCCAGCAGGAGGTTCCTCAAAG TCCATTCAAGATCAAGACCCTGCCGGCTCACGATGCCAGCAAGGTCCGTGCCAGCGGTCCCGGTCTGAATTCATCAGGCGTTCCCGCCAGTCTCCCAGTGGAGTTCACCATCGACGCCAGAGATGCCGGGGAGGGACTGCTGACGGTTCAGATCCAG GATCCCGAGGCCAAGCCCAAGAAGGCCAACATCAGAGACAACCGTGACGGGACCTACACGGTGTCCTACGTCCCGGACATGGCGGGCCGCTACACCATCACCATCAAGTACGGCGGCGACGAAATACCGTACTCGCCGTACCGCATCCACGCTGCGCCCAGCGGCGATGCCAGCAAGTGTCTGGTCACAG TGTCAATCGGAGGACACGGACCAG GGTCCGGGGTGGGTCCCACCATCCACATCGGAGAGGAGACGGTGATCACAGTGGATGCGAAGGCTGCCGGGAAAGGCAAGGTCACCTGTAAGGTGTCCACACCGGACGGGGCAGAACTGGACGTGGACGTGGTGGAAAATCCAGACGGCACATTTGACATTTACTACACGGCGCCCCAACCCGGGAAGTATGTCATCACcatccgctttggaggagagcaCATTCCCAACAGTCCCTTCCACGTACTG GCGACCGACGACCCGACGATCCCCGCCGACGGGACGGAGGCTGCCGCGCTCCGGCCCTTCTGCTTGGTCATTCCCTTCACTGTCCAGACTGGAGAAATCACGG GTGAAGTGCGAATGGCGTCCGGTCGCACGGCCCGCCCGACCATCGCAGACAACAAAGACGGCACCGTCACCGTCAAGTACTCGCCAACTGAGCGAGGCCTGCACGAGATGGACATCAAGTACAACGGCCAGCATATCCCAG GAAGTCCGCTTCAGTTCTTCGTGGATGCCATTAATAGCGCTCACGTGACGGCGTACGGCCCCGGCTTGAGCCACGGCGTGGTCCACTCACCAGCGACCTTCACCATCGCCACCAAGGACGCGGGAGAGG GCGGTTTGTCACTGGCAGTGGAAGGACCGTCCAAAGCCGAGATCAGCTGCAAGGACAACAAAGACGGAACCTGCACCGTGTCCTACTTGCCCACGGTGCCCGGCGACTACGTCATCATTGTCAAGTTTGACGAGCAACACATTGCCGGCAGCCCGTTCGGCGCCAAGATCACCG GCGATGACCCTCACGCCACGTCTCAGCTCAACGTCGGCACGGCCACAGACGTCTCCTTGAGGATCATGGAGACGGACCTGGCCAGTCTGACGGCGAGCATTCGAGCACCGTCGGGAAGCCAAGAGGCGTGCCTCCTCAAGAGACTTCCCAACAGACACATCG GCATCTCCTTCACGCCAAAGGAAGTCGGCGAGCACGTGGTGAGCGTGAAGAAGGGCGGCACGCACGTGACCAACAGCCCCTTTAAGATCATGGTGGCGCAGTCGGAGATCGGCGATGCCAGCAAGGTGAAAGTGTTGGGGGCGGGGCTGCTGGAGGCCCGCACCTCGGAGGTGGCCCACTTCATCGTCGACACCAGGACTGCCG GTTACGGCGGTCTCGGTCTGTCCATCGAGGGTCCCAGCAAGGTGGACATCAACTGCGAGGACGTGGAGGACGGCACGTGTCGCGTCACTTACTGTCCCGGCGAGCCTGGCAACTACATCATCAACATCAAGTTTGCCGACCAGCACGTCTCCG GAAGTCCCTTCACCGTCAAAGTGTTTGGCGAGGGCAGGATGAAGGAGACCATCACCAGGAAGCGGCAGGCACCCGCCATCGCCACCGTGGGAGGCACATGTGACCTCAACCTGAAGATCCCAG GCAACTGGTTCCAGATGGTTTCGGCGCAGGAGCGGGTGACGCGCACCTTCACGCGCAGCAGCCACACCTACACGCGCACCGAACGCACCGAGATCAGCAAGACGCGTGGCGGCGAGACCAAGCGAGAAGTCCGCGTGGAGGAGAGCACGCAGGTCGGAGACCCCTTTCGGGACGTCTTTGGAGACATCATGGGGCGGGAGAGTCTGAGCGGCTTTGGCGGAAAGTCTCCACCGCACGACG GCGAGCACCAGGAGATGGCGGCTCAGGTGACGAGTCCGGGCGGCAAGTGCGAAGATGCCGAGATCATCCGCGGCGAGGACAGCACGTACAGCGTCCGCTTCGTACCGCAGGAGATGGGCGCGCACGTAGTGGACGTCAAATACCGTGGCCAACACGTTCCCGGGAGCCCCTTCCAGTTCACCGTGGGCCCCCTGGGAGAGGGCGGGGCCCACAAGGTGCGGGCGGGCGGCACGGGCCTCGAGCGAGCCGTGGCCGGCATTCCGGCCGAGTTCAGCATCTGGACCAGGGAGGCGGGAGCGGGCGGGCTCTCCATTGCGGTGGAGGGGCCCAGCAAGGCCGAAATTGCCTTTGAGGACCGCAAGGACGGTTCCTGCGGTGTCTCCTACGTGGTCCAGGAGCCAG GAGACTACGAGGTCTCCATCAAGTTCAACGACGAGCATGTCCCGGACTCCCCCTTCACGGTCCCCGTGGCCAGCTTGTCAGACGGCGCCCGCCGCCTCACCATCACCAGCCTTCAG GACTCCGGACTGAAGGTGAACCAAGAAGCCTCGTTTGCAGTGCGGCTGAACGGTGCTCGCGGTGTCATTGACGCCAAAATGAATGCGCCCTCCGGAGCCACGCAGGAATGTTTGATCAGCCAGCTGGACGGCG ATCAGTACGCCATTAGCTTCGTACCCAAAGAGAACGGCGTCCACTCCATCGAGGTGCGCTTCGGTGGCAGCCACGTGCCGGGAAGCCCTTTCAAGATTCGCGTGGGGGAGCCCGGTCAGACAGGAGACCCCAGCAAGGTGTCGGCTTCCGGGTCGGGCCTGGAAAGCGGGACCACGG GGGTGGCGTCAGAGTTCACGGTGAACACGTCGAACGCCGGCGGTGGAGCTCTGTCTGTGACCATTGACGGACCCTCTAAAGTCCAGATGAGCTGCCAGGAATGTGCAGAAGGCTACCTGGTGTCCTACACCCCCATGGCTCCCGGGAGCTACCTGATCTCCATCAAGTATGCGGGAGCCAAGCACATTGTCGGCAGTCCCTTCAAGGCCAAAGTCTCTG GCCCGAGCTTATGCAGCGGTCCCGGTCTTCACGAGAGCTCGTCTGTTCTGGTGGAAACCGTCACCAAGTCGTCTGGAATGGCCGGGGCCTTCGCTTCCCTGCCCAAATTCTCCTCAGATGCCAGCAAGGTGGTCTCCAGGGGGGCCGGCCTGTCCAAAGCCTTTGTGGGCCAGAAGAACTCCTTCATGGTGGATTGCAGCAAAGCAG GAAGCAACATGTTAATGGTGGGGGTCCACGGTCCCAGGGCCCCGTGCGAGGAGGTCTACGTGAAGCACGCAGGCCACAGGATGTACAATGTGACGTACACGGTGAAAGAAGCAGGAAACTACATCGTCATGGTCAAGTGGGGCGACGCCCACATCCCCGGGAGTCCCTTTCACGTCACTGTACCATGA